In Solimonas sp. K1W22B-7, the DNA window ACTGCGACGGCTGTGTCCGGTCAAACACGGTCACTGCCAAGGATGGGCCATGACTTCTGTTTCCTTCACCCTTCACCCCCGACTCAACGCCGACTGCTTCGTCGCGGGGGATTGGCCGCTGTCCCGCCTGCTGCTGATGAACGACAGCCAGTACCCCTGGTTCATCCTGGTGCCGCGGCGCAACGATGTCCGCGAGATGCACGAGCTGGACGCCTCCGACCAGACCCAGCTGTTCCGCGAATCCATGATCCTGAGCCGCGCCCTGGCCCTGGCCTACAGGGGCGACAAGCTCAACGTCGCGGCGCTGGGCAACATCGTGCCGCAGCTGCACCTGCACCATATCGTGCGCTTTGCCAGCGACCCGGCCTGGCCGGCGCCGGTCTGGGGCAAGCTGCCGGCGAAACCCTACTCGGAAGGCCAGGCGCTGGCACAGATCGAGCGCCTGCTGCCGCGCCTGGAACTGCCGCTGATGCCGCTGCGCACGGTGGCCCCGGCCGTCACTCCGCCGGCCGACCAGTGAACCGGGCTTTCCCGATCTGAACCCGCTTGCTTCCTCCCGTCCGCGGTCCATAGACTGGAGCGAGCACCGCCCGTCCGAGGCGGACTGATAACGAAAAGACGAGGGGAAGTGCATGGTCAAGCGGCTGCTGTGGACCCTGTTGCTGTTGTCGCCGGCGGCCCTGGCCGCCGCTCCAGCCGCCAAGCCGGCTGCCGCCGCCCCTGCGGCGCCCTATGCGGCAGCGGGAGCAGCCACCGGCCTGTATCCGGTGCCCGACGCGCCCTACACCGCGACCTTCCGCTCGATCTCGCTGGCCGACCTGGTCCGCCTCAACCTGACCACGGGCACCTGGCATGGCTCGCCCAAGGTGCAGAAGGATCGCGCCTGGTACGACAGCCATTTCTACGACACGCTGGCGGCGCGCAAGGTCTGGCGCGACGGCAGTTCGCCGCCGCATTACCCGCCCTACCAGGGCCCGATCACCTGGGACATCGTGCCGATCCCGCAGGCGCCGCCGCCGTCCTGCGACCAGCCGCAGCCCACCGGCTACGACGCCGAGTCCTGCCGCTACGTGAACCAGCTGTTCAAGGACGTGGAGAAGACCGATCCCGCCGCTGCCAGGCTCGCCCGCGAGCAGGTGCGCCGCGGCCGCGATGTCTGGTTCAAGGGCACTTTCGGCGACCAGGACGAGGAATACCTGCACACCACGCGCACGGTGGGCAAGGACAATGTCTGGTACCCCTGGCTCGACACGCGCGAGCGCAAGCACCGCTTCACCAAGTGGGGAATGATCAACGACCCGGACTGCACCGAAGGCGATGCCAGCACCAACTGGTACGATCGCTGCCCCGATGAGCACAGCTCCGGCGTGCTGGGCTACCGCAAGTACTACCAGGACCCGACCAGGGACGCCTCGGGCAAGGTCGCCTTCGACCCCGCCAGCTCGCCCTACCGGCCCGACGAGCTGAAGAAGAACCTGCGCTTCGTGCTGGGCGGCCCCTGCGTGCAGTGCCATGTCTCCTTCGATCCGACCCACCCGCCGAAGGACCCCAACAGTCCGAAGTGGGAAAACATCCACGCCACCATCGGCAACCAGTACACGATGCAGCCGATGCAGTACGTGATGGGCACGCCGGCGGACTCGCTGTCGCGGCAGGTGCTGGGCCTCGGGCACCGCGTCGGCACCATCGACACCTCGCTGGTGGCCACCGACTTCCAGCACAACCCCGGCACGCAGAACAACATCATGGATTTCTCGAACAAGCGGCTGTTCGAGGAGGACATGAAGGACCCCGTCACCGGCAAGATCAGCCGCGCCCGCACGCGCCACGTGCTCAAGGGTGGCGAGGACAGCGTCGGCGAGCATCTGGCGCTGATCCGCGTCTACGTCAACATCGGCCTGTGCACCGAGGAATGCTGGACGCCGAAGTTCCCCAAGCCCGGCACCTTCTTCGGCGAGAAATCCCGCCAGCAGCCGTTCAGCATCGCGCAGTGTTCCAAGGACTGCGAGGCCTGGAACTACGCCGATGCCAAGATGCCGGAGCTGGCCTCGTTCCTGATGACCGGCGGCCCCACCTACCTGCTCAAGGCCGCCGATGTGGACGGCACGCCGGGCTCGGCCTTCATCGACCTGGCGAAAGTGCCGCAGGGCCGCAAGGTGTTCGCGCGCGAATGCGCCGGCTGTCACAGTTCCAAGTTCGCGCCGGCCAATGTGCGCGGCGACAAGGCCGCGCTGGAGCGCTACTACGAGGGCCACGTGTTCGGTGCCGAGGAGTACTGGCAGAACGAGTTCACCGAGGCCGAGCGCAATGCGCCGGCGTTCCAGGCCAAGTACCTGGCCAAGGACCCGCAGAGCGGCAAGCTGCGCCCGCGCCAGTTCGTCGGCAAGGACTTCCTCGGGCAGGACTGGCTGGCCAACGACGAGCCGGTGCCGTTCAACATCGTCGGCACCAACATGTGCCGTGCCATGCACGACAACCACAGCAAGGGCCACATCTGGGAGGAGTTCGCCTCCGAGACCTACCGCGCGCGGCCCTCGCCGGGCTCGGTGCCCAAGGTCACCAACCGCGTGATCCCGGGCCTGGGTGGTCGCGTGATCGGCGAGAAGGCGATCGAGGGCGGCCCCGGCTACCTGCGCAACTTCTCGCTGCTGTCGGCCTGGGCCACCGCGCCCTTCCTGCACAACAACGCCGTCGGCGAGCTGACGCACCTCAAGAGCGGGGCGATCGACTACACCGTGCGCGGCCGCGTGAAGCAGTTCGAGATCGCCTTCGACGAGCTGCTGACCTCGGACAACCCCAACGTCACGCCGCATCGCCCGCAGAAGATCAGCGTCACCGACCGCGACATCCAGCTGGCGCCGCGCGAGGACCAGCAGGGCCCGATCCACCTGACGGTGAAGAAGGGCACGCCGATCGCCTCGTTCACCTCCTCCGACCCGCACTCGCCGACCTTCATGAAGTGCGACGACCTGGTGGAGAACAAGGGTCACCAGTTCGGCGTGTCGCTGTCGAAGGACGACAAGCTGGCGCTGCGCGAATTCCTCAAGCTGATGTAGGACGGCCGCGGCGATGAAGCGCGCGCTGGCCGTCCTGCTGCTTATCTCCGCCGGCGTTTCGGCGTGGATATGGTTGCGCCCCGCGCCCGGGCCGCGCGGTCCCTCGATCACCGAGCGCAGCGCGCAGGAGCCGGTACAGGCCGCGCCGCGCCTGAGCCGCCGCCTGATCGCCAGCGAAGACCTGCCGCCGGCCGGCTCGCGCTCGCTGTTCGATCACCTGGTGGCACAGAACGAGGGCCTGCCGTACCCCTTCGAGAAGCTGGTGGCGATGCTGCAGAAGCAGGACCCGGAAGGCCGCATGCCGGTGACGCTGATGATCCCGCAGGGGCGCTCGCTGCTGAAGGCGCAGGCGGACTTCCACCACCCGCGCGTGCTGGTGGCGGCGGACTTCCAGGCCCCGGGCTCGCCGGCCAGCCTTGGCCTGGCGCCGCGCGGCCAGCTGTTCCTGGGCTTCGTCGAGAACGCCAACGAGATCGAAGTGCTGAGCTACAACGAGGCCGCCGGCCGCTTCGAGTTCCAGCTGGTGCAGGATTACTCCGCCACCGGTGCGCGCCGCATCGTCTACGCGCGCCGCGCGGTCTGCACCACCTGCCACCAGGGCGGCACGCCGATCTTCCCCCAGCGCCCCTGGGCCGAGACCAACGGCCAGCCGGAGATCGCCGCGCGGATCGTCGCCGCGCGCGGGCCGGCACCGTATCTCGGCATGCCGGCGGCGCAGCCGCTGGGCGCGCCGGAGCGCTTCGACGAGTTGACCGACACCGGCGCCTTCGTCGCCGTGACGCAGCAGCTGTGGATCGACGCCTGCGGCGCGGAAGCCGCCGGCGCCGCCTGCCGCCGCCTGATGCTCAAGCTGGCGCTGCGTTATCTCTCCGACCCCGGCAGCTTCGACGCCGACGGCGCCGAGGCGGCCCAGCTGCGCCAGCTGCAGGCTGCGGCCTGGCCGCCAGAGGGCATCGCCGTGCCGGAGTCCGACCTGCGCAACCGCGATCCGCTGGCCGAACAGCGCGGCCTGCGCAACCGCATCCGCGGCTGGTTCACGCCGGCGCCCAAGCCGGGCGAGGGCGCACGCAACAACGACGACCTGGTGGCCTTCGACCGCCTGCCCAAGCTGCCGGCGACGCTGGACCCGGTGACGCCGCGCCCGCCCAAGCGCCTGCTCACCGCTCACGACATCGACGGGGTCTACGGCCTGGCCGCGCTGTTCAGCGACGGCGACCGCACCCGCCTGGAACAGGCCGGCGGCATCGACGCGGCGACGCTGGAGCGGACGGTGGAGCGGCTGGAGCCGGCGCTGTTCGCGCCCGGCCCGATCTCGCGCGTGAAGATCCTGCAGGGGCTGCTGGCGGCGCTGGGCGCCAAGGACATCCTGGCCTATTGCTGCCTGAACACCGCCGAGATGTCGCCGCCGCAGGCCAGCGGCGGGCCGCCGCTGGAGCTTTCCGCCCACTCGCCGCTGCAGCCCTTCGGGGAGTATTGCTTCAGCTGCCACCGCGGCAACCCGGCGAAGCGCCTCGACTTCATGGGCGGGCGCAACGAACAGGAGGTGCTGGAGCAGGTCAAGGCCACCGCCAAGATCCGCGACGCCCTGGACTGGGACCGCTACCGCGGCACCGACAAGCAGAATACGCTGATGCCCCCGGCGGATTCGCCGCAGCGCGCTGCCCTGGAGGCCGCGCTGAAGCAGGACCCGAAGCTGCTGGAGCGCATGCGCGACACGGTGCCCGGGCTGTTCGATTTCTGAGGAGAGGCGATGAGCCGTCGTCGCGGAATGTTGTCCTTGTGGGAGCGGCTTCAGCCGCGATCTGGGCGTGGCATCGCGGCTAAAGCCGCTCCCACGGGCGTGCTGGTTCTTGGCTTGCTTGCGTCCCTGCCCGCCGCCGCCGAGCCCGCCTTCGCCCGCATGTACAAGTCGCAGTTCGGCTATCCGCCGTCCTGCAACGCTTGCCACAAGGACGGCGGCGGCACGCCGCTGAATCCCTACGGCCAGCAGTTCAAGGACGCCGGCATGAATGCTGGGGCCTTCGCGAAGATCGCGGGCAGCGATGCCGATGGGGACGGTGCGGCCAACGGTGCCGAGGCCCAGGCCCGCGCCAACCCCGGCAACCGCAGCTCCACCCCGGCGAACAAGGGCGACTGGCTCGACACCGCCAGCCTGATCCCGCGCGAGGTGCAGGCCGCCTTCCCCGGCGTGCGCGAATACCTGCCGCGCGACGCGATCCTGACCGACGCCGACATCGCGCGCGCCAGGACCCTGGGGGCGAGCTTGGGCAAGGCCGACGAGAACACCATCTATGTGCCGCTGCAGGACAAGCGCCCGGCCGGCACGGCGCTGATCTTCGCCGCCGAGTTCAAGGGCAAGACCTTCTTCCTGCTGATGGTCACCGACCGCCAGCTCAAGGTGACCCAGGTCAAGGCCATGAACAGCACCCAGGTGCCGGCAGCGGCGCAAAGCAAGGTGTATGCGAAGTTCAGCGGCGTGGCCGTGGACCAGCTGCCGGCGGCCAGCGGCAGCGACCTGGACGCGGCGATCACGGCGGCGGTGAAGAAGGCGGGGACGCTGCTGTATGTGAGGTTGAAGAATGCGTAGCGCGAACGGGAGCCGCAGTACCTGTTCTTCCCTCTCCCGCTGGCGGGAGAGGGTAGGGTGAGGGTGGAGCCATCAAGGAGTAGCGACGTGCGTGACCGCCACCGCGCCACCCTCACCCCAGCCCTCTCCCGCCAGCGGGAGAGGGGGGTTATCCGCCTGTTCGAATTCGGCGTGGTGGCCTTCTTCCTCGCCGTGTTCCTGCTGGCGCGCAGCCTCGCCGTGTCCGCGGCGGAAGCCGACCAGCAGGCGGCGTCGCCCGCCGTCGAGCAAACCCAACCCGCCGGCGACAACTTCGACTTCTTCAGCGACCAGCCGGTAGAGAGCACGGCCGTCGTGGAACTGCCGCCCGAGAAGCCGCTGTGGCAGACCGTCGGCGGGCCGCTGGCGCTGCTGGGCCTGTTCTTCCTGATCCTGGCGGCGGTGTGGTGGTTCATCCCCTTCGAGTCGCACAGCGTCGAGCTGAACCTGCGTGGGCTGCCGCCGGCGGCCAAGCGCGGCATCGCCATGGCGGTGGTGATGTTCGGCATCGCCTTCTGCTTCGGCGCCTCGGAGATCTGGTACCAGCTGCGCCTGCACGGTACGGCAGAGGCCTACTTCGAGCAGATGTCGCTGGGCAAGCTGATCGCCTTCACGCACGCCCACCTGTTCGGCTTCACCACCAGCTTCTTCATCATCGGCATCCCGTTCTCGATGCAGTTCAACCAGCTCAAGTCCTACCAGTGGATCTTCCCGGTGGGCCTGACCGCCTCGGTGGTGGACGTGATGTCCTGGTGGGGCATCAAGTACGTGGCCCCGAGCTTCGAGTGGGTGTCGATGTTCTGCGGCATCCTGTTCAGCGCCAGCTACCTGTTCATGCTGGTGGGCCTGCTGCGCGTGCTGCTGTTCCCCGACGTGATCTGGCGTTCCGACAAGGACGGCCCCGAGCGCCTGCAGCAGAAGCGCGAGCTGCAGGAAGCCAGCCGTCACCGCGAGGGCGATTACTGACGCGGCTGCCGCTGCCGTGACGGCTTGTCCCCCGAACAGGGGACAAGGATCGCGACAATCGCATCACGCGGCTTGATCCACGCTCCGGCGAAGCATGTTTGTCATGGAGCCTTGGCAAAGTAATCCGAAGATAGGGGTTACTCGGCCCATAGGGCCATTTCTCGGGGGTTCTATGAAGTTTGCAGGCTTGCTGGGGCTTGGCGCCCTGGCCATCAGTGGTGCGGCCGTCGCCGGGCCGTATGCGGGCGGATCGTTCGCGCTCAGCGAGCGCGGCGGCTACTCCGATGTGGAGAATGCCCGCGGCAAGAAGCTCTCCGTAGGCTACCGCTTCGACGATTTTCCACTGATGCTGGAGCTGAACCGCTTCGACGCTGGCGACGCCGGCATCGACGACTCCGGGGGCGCGGAACTGAGCTATTCGGGCTGGTCCGGGCTGGTCGGCTGGTGGAGCCGGGCGGCGGGCAGCGATTCCGGATTCTGGCTGGCGGGCGGCTTCTACAATGGCGACACCGAAGTGACCGATCCCAGCGGCCGCGTGGGCCCGGCGGGTGCCCGGTACAAGCAATCCGCCAGCGGCGCCATGCTCAGCGCTGGCGGGGCGTGGATGTTCACCGAGAACGTCGGTTTGCAGCTGTCGCTGGACAGCCTGGTCGGTGTGGAGGATTTCTCCGAGGACGAGAACATCACCGTGGTTTCCCTGGGCCTGGTGTTCGAGCTGCCGACCCGCAAGCGCGAGGCTTCCCCGTCGAGCGCTCCCATCTATATCCCGCCTTACCTGCGGAACTCCGGGCTGGCCACGGCGGGCGCCATCGAGCAACAGCCTCCCGCGTCCGCGTCCGGCGTTCCCCGTCCACCCGACAGCGTGCCGATGGGAGTCGCCGGCGCCACCCGCGTGGTGGCCGAGCCGGCCCGGCTGCTGCGCCAGCCGCGCTTTGATGCCGAAGCGGACAGCCGCGTTCCGGTCGGGGCCAGCGTCGTGCTCCGGCAGCGCCAGAGCGATGCCGCCGGCGATGCCTGGTGGCTGGTCGAGTACGGTGGCGCGAGTGGCTGGCTGAGCGAAACCCTCCTGCACTGAACCGCCGCGGCTTCGCCGGTCCCCAGAACGGGGGACCTTGAGCTGGAAATTTCAGGCATTACCCATTCGGCTAAGTGCTTTCGCCACAGCGCCCCGGCAAAATAGCGCGAGAGGGGATTCTTTCGGTCCGTTGGGCCATTTTCAGGGGGTTATATGAAGTTCGTGAACTGGCTGGGGCTTGGGGCCCTGGCAATGAGTGGTGCGGCTGTCGCAGGCCCGTATCTCGGTGGATCCGTAGCGCTCACGGAGCGTGCCAGCTACGAAGACGTCGAGCGCGCCAATGGCGGCAAGTTCGTCGCCGGCTACCGCTTCGACAATACGCCGCTGATGCTGGAGGTGAACTACCTCGATGCCGGCGATGCCGAGATCGAGAACACCGGCGGCGTGGAGCTGGGCTACTCCGGCATCACGGCCCTGATCGGCTACTGGGCCAAGGGTTCCGACCTGGGTTCGGGCTTCTGGCTGGCTGGCGGCTTCTACAGCGGCGACGCCGAACTGAGCGATCCCAGCGGCTTGCTCGGCATCCCGGGCGCGACCTATGAGGATTCCGCCAGCGGCGTCGCCATCAGCCTGGGCGGCGTGTGGAAGTTCACGCGCTATGTCGGCCTGCAGTTCAGCCTGGACGGCCTGCTTGGGGTCACCGACTTCGCCGACGACGAGAACCTCACGGCCTACACGCTGGGCCTGGTGATCGAGCTTCCGGGCGGCAGCCGCTCGTCCTCCGGGCCGAAGGCCCAGAACTCGGCCTACACCCCGACCTATGCCCCGGCTCCGGTGCCTGCTCCGGCCCCTGCCGCCGAGCTGACGCCCGCGCCTGCGCCCGTCGTTGCTCCGGTCATCGAGGCTCCGGTCGCCGCCGAGGCTGCCGAGGCTCCGCCCACCATCAAGCCCAACCTGCCGGGCGGAATGGCGGCGATCGGCGTGCGCCGCACGGCGCAGCCTACGATGCTGCTGCGCCAGCCGCGGGCCGGCGCCCCGGTGGACGGCAACATCCCCGGCGACGCTGAGGTCCAGCTCCTGCAGCGGGTTCCCAATGCACAGGGCGTCTGGTGGTATGTCTCTTTCAACGGCAGTTCCGGCTGGGTCAGCGAAAGCGCCCTGAAGTAAGCTGGAGGAAAGCGGCCCCGCGGGGAGTCGCGGGGCCGCTTCACTACAGCCAGACGGGGGGACCGCCGTGAACAAGATCCTGATGGCCGCCATCCTGGGCGGCCTTGCCGTTTCTGCCCAGGCGGCATTGCCGGTGCTGATCGTGGCTCCCCGGGTGGTACAGCCGCCGCCGGCCCTGATGCCCGGCCCGGCCAAGGTGAAGCAGGCCACGCTCCTGCGCGCCCGCCCGCAGAACCAGGCCACCGTGGAGGGGCCGGTACCGGCCGGGGCGGCGCTGAAGCTGCAGATGCGCCAGACCAACCGCGACGGTGCCTGGTGGTTCACCGAGCACCAGGGCCTCACCGGCTGGATCAACGAGTCCGCCCTGTCCCAATAGGGCCAAGTCCGGGGCAGGTCCGAATTTACCAGCGCCGGCGGAGGCCCCGCCGGCGTTTGTGTCTCTGCGGCCATGTCCTCCGGTAATATCGATCTCCCAGAATGAACGCCACATCACTTTTAGGGAGATTTGCCGTGAACTACTTCGTGACGGGGGCCACCGGTTTCATCGGCAAGTTCCTGCTGGAACAGCTGCTGGCGCGCCCCGAGGCGCAGGTCTCGGTGCTGGTGCGCGAGTCCTCCAAGGACAAGTTCATCGCGCTGCAGCAGCGCTACGGCGAGGCCGGCTCGCGCCTGCATGCCGTCTACGGCGACATCACCACCCCGGGCCTGGTTTCGGCGGCCGATTTCAAGAAGCTGCAGGGCAAGGTCGACCACGTCTTCCACCTGGCCGCCGTCTACGACATGGGCATGGACGACGCTACCGGCGACCGCATCAACAACGAGGGCACGCGCAACCTCGTGGCCTTCGTCAACGACCTGGGCGGCAAGGTGAAGCTGCACCACGCGTCCAGCGTCGCGGTGGCGGGCGGCGACTACAGCGGCCGTTTCACCGAGGACATGTTCGACGAGGGCCAGCGCGTCGCGCATCCCTACTTCCGCACCAAGTTCCAGTCCGAACAGATTGTCCGGGAGGAATGCAAAGCGCCATTCCGCATCTACCGTCCGGGTGCCGTGGTCGGCCATTCCGAGACCGGCGAGATGGACAAGATCGACGGCCCCTACTACTTCTTCAAGACCATCCAGAAGCTGTCCTACGCCGTGCCCAAGTGGCTGCCGCTGCTCGGCATCGAGGGCGGCAAGGTGCCGCTGGCGCCGGTCGACTACGTCGCCAAGGCGATGGACCACATCGCGCACAAGGACGGACTCGACGGCCAGGTGTTCTGCCTGATCCAGTCGGATTCGCCCACCGTCGGCAGCCTGCTGCAGACGCTGATGGAAGCCGCCCACGGCCCGCAGTTCGCCGCCAAGTTCGAGTTGCCGGCCATCTCGCCGACGGCGCGCGGCCTGGCCCACAAGCTCGGCGAACGCATCCCCGGCACGGTCAGCAAGAGCATCTCCAAGGCCATCGGCGTGCCGGTGTCGGTGCTGGGCTACGTCACC includes these proteins:
- a CDS encoding SH3 domain-containing protein → MNKILMAAILGGLAVSAQAALPVLIVAPRVVQPPPALMPGPAKVKQATLLRARPQNQATVEGPVPAGAALKLQMRQTNRDGAWWFTEHQGLTGWINESALSQ
- a CDS encoding HIT domain-containing protein; translated protein: MTSVSFTLHPRLNADCFVAGDWPLSRLLLMNDSQYPWFILVPRRNDVREMHELDASDQTQLFRESMILSRALALAYRGDKLNVAALGNIVPQLHLHHIVRFASDPAWPAPVWGKLPAKPYSEGQALAQIERLLPRLELPLMPLRTVAPAVTPPADQ